From the Pocillopora verrucosa isolate sample1 chromosome 11, ASM3666991v2, whole genome shotgun sequence genome, the window ATAGCATTCTAGAATGGTCCGTTATTTACTTTGGTATTTGAGGTCGTGCTGATGCGTATTTGTGCGTATTCTTTATTGTATTAGGCATACCCTATGTAGTCTAGCGGTTATCgaccaaaattgttcaaattaatgataaaagcaTGAAACTTTGCCACAGCACTAATGACCCTCAAActaacattttctgaaaaaggcCAATTCAATATAACTTCTGGAGATGAGAACCAGGCATGTCAGAAATTCGCGAAAAAAGgctataaataaaaaatcttcTTAAATGACATTGGGTACGGACATTTGCGAAAAAAGTCTTCAAACATAACCACCGAGTCATTTTCTATCCATTCATATTCATCTTATGCCATTACGTGACTATCCTCTTTGATATTTATCATAATGTTTGGGTGCTGTGTGGTTAAACGTTAAATATACCTGTTTACAGTATTTTCTGAATCACAATtgttaaaacttgtttatctTAAAAACATGAAGCTTATGTCGTTCCTTGATTTGACATTCTCTTCCGTTACTTTGGTAAAATTAACCAGCTATCATAAATAAGCTTTGGTTAACAGATTTGAGATTCCTGTGGTAACTTTCTCAGCTACACCTCTTTGAGCGGCGCTTTGGGTGAAATCCTAAACTGTTCTCCTATCTAACCGAAATTCAACAAACGATTGATGTACTGCCTAATTCTTACTCGATCTACACTTAGTCTAGTTTTTAGTGACACCGTTGTACATATCTATGGTTGTTTGCAGTTGCCGCCACAGTTGTACAAACCAGTGCATGCCAAATTAGCTTTGAAGCACTTGAATCGCCCTCTACATGAGGCTCTGCATCCACATCGAATGAGTTCGTGACCAGATTCCTTTCCTAGCGGTAAAGCGGTCCAGAATGGTGACCATGAGTTGTTGAGCTGCTGCCACCCCCAGTTATATGGGCTTGAAAGCATGAGTTTTATTGTGATGATAGAGCACTGCGTTCGACTCGCGGTAAATTTCTCAGTTGTGATGGGTTCAATTCTATCCATGGGAGATGTCTGATTCATCATTTATGACCGCTAATGTGCACCAAAATGGAAGAGGGTCAACCCTTAATCTGCGCTGACATTTTTAAAGCTGAGTAAAGTTATCGCTGACCTGTTCAGTTCAGCACTTGCCAGCTCACCTATCTGACATCTTGCATCTGTGATTTTAGTCTCGTTTTCAGTTCTGCTGGATTCTTTATCTTTATTACGATAAAGAGTGCTTTTTAGAGACTTCCTGTACTTGGACATGCGCCACGCGTAGGCAATCGGATCTAACAGAAATTTCAGGTAAAGCAGGTTATCGGTCATCAAATTTGCAACGAGAACCCGTATCCCATTCCGAGCAGTAAATACGTCGTCCAGAAAAAATCTGATCGTCATGAGTATAACTGAAGGCAGGAAAGACATGATCATAATAATGAGAAGAACGACGTTTAAACGGACAAAGCTTCTCTGCACCTGAACGTGTCTTCCTTCCTCGCGAGAAGTGGATGAACCTTCGTTTTGGAGTGAGCGCCCTGCGGTCATCTTCTTTTTAATGGTGTAATGCAGAACAATGTGTACCACGATGGTAACAAGAACAACAGCGTAGTTGTTAAAAAATAAGCCGATGGCGTCTATGGTCTTCTGTGGAACACCCATTAGAGGTAAACAACAGATAAGCGTATGATAGAGGTATAGAGCCACAACGCTAATGAAAGCTTTCTTCTTTGTAATCATGCGGCCATACTTCAGAGGCGATGCCACCACGACATACTGCGTCAATGTAAAGGCAAAAACGATAGATGCCGATACTGAGATTGTAAATGCCGAAAAATAAGATGCAAATTCCATCCAAGGTGCACATTTTGTCCACGAAGGATGCTGAAAGTACATCAGCATGAAACAG encodes:
- the LOC136284414 gene encoding adenosine receptor A2b-like — protein: MNLTCANYSLLNIGVDYFKELQQSQKPSNSSVCTGAAGLNSQKEMMHVEEFSKAAFGSSIFIIIVSSMTIVANSLLLVTFLVDPLKIFRNPTTYFLIGLAIVDLLTALIQEPIYATCFMLMYFQHPSWTKCAPWMEFASYFSAFTISVSASIVFAFTLTQYVVVASPLKYGRMITKKKAFISVVALYLYHTLICCLPLMGVPQKTIDAIGLFFNNYAVVLVTIVVHIVLHYTIKKKMTAGRSLQNEGSSTSREEGRHVQVQRSFVRLNVVLLIIMIMSFLPSVILMTIRFFLDDVFTARNGIRVLVANLMTDNLLYLKFLLDPIAYAWRMSKYRKSLKSTLYRNKDKESSRTENETKITDARCQIGELASAELNRSAITLLSFKNVSAD